Proteins from one Emys orbicularis isolate rEmyOrb1 chromosome 2, rEmyOrb1.hap1, whole genome shotgun sequence genomic window:
- the MRS2 gene encoding magnesium transporter MRS2 homolog, mitochondrial isoform X1: MFSRWLLPASLGRYGRGDCCRRLLAAAGWACRLSGGGGPCCAAHGPGQRRPRLGAAAPRGQPGRWANELGRHSATEASQATLASVVPVFGVMKFDKEGNLTSFERKKTELYQELGLQARDLRFQHLMSIATRNNRIIIRMEFLKAVVTPEFLLILDYRNLNMEHWLFQELASQLSGDGQLVTYSLPFEFRAIEAILQYWISNLQGRLNILQPQIIETLEALVDPKLLSVDRSKVHILLQNGKSLSELETDLKVFKETILEILDEEELIEELCLTKWTDPQVFEESMSGIDHAEEMELLLENYYRQAEDLANEARELRVLIDDSESIIFINLDSHRNVMMRLNLQLTMGTFSLSLFGLIGVAFGMNLESSFEEDHRAFWLVTGIMFLGSGLIWRRLLSFLGRHLEPSLPPQVPTLLKKTHPTAGRIEVKNDLKTEAFMSSRSTLTNR, encoded by the exons ATGTTCAGCCGCTGGCTCCTCCCCGCCTCGCTGGGCCGCTACGGGCGCGGGGACTGCTGCCGCCGCCTGCTCGCAGCAGCGGGCTGGGCTTGTCGGCTgagcggcggcggggggccctgcTGCGCTGCGCACGGGCCTGGGCAGCGCCGGCCGCGGCTGGGGGCCGCAGCTCCCCGCGGGCAGCCGGGGCGCTGGGCAA ATGAACTGGGTCGACACTCAGCTACAGAGGCCTCTCAAGCCACCTTAGCCAGTGTAGTCCCTGTGTTTGGAGTG ATGAAATTTGACAAGGAAGGAAATCTTACCTCTTTTG aaagaaagaaaacagaattgTACCAGGAACTGGGTCTTCAAGCTCGAGATCTACGATTTCAGCATCTAATGAGCATTGCAACTAGAAACAACAGGATTATCATTAGAATGGAG tttttgaagGCTGTGGTAACACCAGAGTTTCTTCTGATACTAGATTATCGCAATTTAAATATGGAGCACTGGCTGTTCCAAGAACTTGCATCTCAGCTGTCTGGAGATGGTCAGCTAGTTACATATTCCTTGCCCTTTGAATTTAGAGCCATAGAAGCAATACTGCAATATTGG ATCAGCAATCTGCAAGGGAGACTTAACATTTTGCAGCCTCAGATCATTGAGACGCTGGAAGCTCTAGTGGATCCCAAGCTACTGTCTGTGGATAGAAGTAAAGTACACATTTTGCTACAAAATGGCAAGAG tttGTCAGAATTAGAAACAGATCTTAAAGTTTTCAAAGAAACAATCCTGGAAATCTTAGATGAAGAGGAATTAATAGAAGAGCTCTGTCTAACTAAATGGACAGATCCACAAGTATT TGAGGAGAGCATGTCTGGAATTGACCATGCAGAGGaaatggagctgctgctggagaatTATTACAGACAAGCCGAAGATCTCGCTAATGAAGCACGTGAACTCAGAGTATTGATTGATGATTCCGAAAGTATCATCTTCATCAACCTGGACAG CCACCGTAATGTGATGATGAGACTGAACTTACAGCTGACCATGGGGACTTTTTCGCTCTCTCTTTTTGGACTGATTGGAGTAGCCTTTGGTATGAACTTGGAATCCTCCTTTGAAGAG GATCACAGAGCATTTTGGCTGGTGACAGGGATTATGTTTTTGGGAAGCGGCCTTATCTGGCGGCGTTTGCTTTCATTCCTTGGACGGCATCTAGAACCTTCACTACCTCCCCAA GTGCCCACGTTGCTGAAAAAAACTCATCCAACAGCTGGAAGAATTGAAGTAAAAAATGACCTTAAAACAGAAGCCTTTATGTCAAGCAGAAGCACGCTGACAAATCGATAG
- the MRS2 gene encoding magnesium transporter MRS2 homolog, mitochondrial isoform X2 yields MKFDKEGNLTSFERKKTELYQELGLQARDLRFQHLMSIATRNNRIIIRMEAVVTPEFLLILDYRNLNMEHWLFQELASQLSGDGQLVTYSLPFEFRAIEAILQYWISNLQGRLNILQPQIIETLEALVDPKLLSVDRSKVHILLQNGKSLSELETDLKVFKETILEILDEEELIEELCLTKWTDPQVFEESMSGIDHAEEMELLLENYYRQAEDLANEARELRVLIDDSESIIFINLDSHRNVMMRLNLQLTMGTFSLSLFGLIGVAFGMNLESSFEEDHRAFWLVTGIMFLGSGLIWRRLLSFLGRHLEPSLPPQVPTLLKKTHPTAGRIEVKNDLKTEAFMSSRSTLTNR; encoded by the exons ATGAAATTTGACAAGGAAGGAAATCTTACCTCTTTTG aaagaaagaaaacagaattgTACCAGGAACTGGGTCTTCAAGCTCGAGATCTACGATTTCAGCATCTAATGAGCATTGCAACTAGAAACAACAGGATTATCATTAGAATGGAG GCTGTGGTAACACCAGAGTTTCTTCTGATACTAGATTATCGCAATTTAAATATGGAGCACTGGCTGTTCCAAGAACTTGCATCTCAGCTGTCTGGAGATGGTCAGCTAGTTACATATTCCTTGCCCTTTGAATTTAGAGCCATAGAAGCAATACTGCAATATTGG ATCAGCAATCTGCAAGGGAGACTTAACATTTTGCAGCCTCAGATCATTGAGACGCTGGAAGCTCTAGTGGATCCCAAGCTACTGTCTGTGGATAGAAGTAAAGTACACATTTTGCTACAAAATGGCAAGAG tttGTCAGAATTAGAAACAGATCTTAAAGTTTTCAAAGAAACAATCCTGGAAATCTTAGATGAAGAGGAATTAATAGAAGAGCTCTGTCTAACTAAATGGACAGATCCACAAGTATT TGAGGAGAGCATGTCTGGAATTGACCATGCAGAGGaaatggagctgctgctggagaatTATTACAGACAAGCCGAAGATCTCGCTAATGAAGCACGTGAACTCAGAGTATTGATTGATGATTCCGAAAGTATCATCTTCATCAACCTGGACAG CCACCGTAATGTGATGATGAGACTGAACTTACAGCTGACCATGGGGACTTTTTCGCTCTCTCTTTTTGGACTGATTGGAGTAGCCTTTGGTATGAACTTGGAATCCTCCTTTGAAGAG GATCACAGAGCATTTTGGCTGGTGACAGGGATTATGTTTTTGGGAAGCGGCCTTATCTGGCGGCGTTTGCTTTCATTCCTTGGACGGCATCTAGAACCTTCACTACCTCCCCAA GTGCCCACGTTGCTGAAAAAAACTCATCCAACAGCTGGAAGAATTGAAGTAAAAAATGACCTTAAAACAGAAGCCTTTATGTCAAGCAGAAGCACGCTGACAAATCGATAG